One Capra hircus breed San Clemente chromosome 3, ASM170441v1, whole genome shotgun sequence genomic window, AATTCCAAAGACTTAAGTGTCATAATTCTATAAACTTTCATCATTTCCTCATTGATAATGATAATATGTAATCATCAACCACTTCCACACAGATATTCCCCTACTTCTGGTTGAAAGGGATAAAATGGAGAATCAGGTTCATAATCTCACACTTGAGGCAAGGTTAACTCAGAGCCACAAGATCGAGCACAGCTGTCAATACCATGTTGCATCAGCCTCTTCCACATGTTAAGAAAGTACCAGTTAGCAGATTTTCCTTATTAAACCTCATACAGAGTAGCAGAGGCAGGCATGGAGTACCCCTCCCCCAAATCTACCAAGGGGATCCATGCACAGCTCTAAAAACTCCTCTGCAATCCTTAGCACACTGCCCAGTACACTGGTGTTGGCGTTAGAGAAATTAGCTGGAAGgagtcttgttcaggcttcagagACAGGAAAGCAGAGCAgacctctgaccttgcttctgacCTGCCTGGTCAGTGCCCTGACTATGTGCCTGCTCATGAGTGCCCCGATTTTTCTAGTAAAACCAGCAGCAATATAGAAAAGACAGGGAGCAGGTTTTAGAATTCTTGAGCCCCAGGAGGAGGTCTAGCCAACCACGCCCGGGGCTTAACAAAATCCTGTGACTCACAAGATAAAACaaacagtattgtaaaaaaaaaaaaaaaagattaatgtgAAACCAGGGCGGCAATTTGTTCACCAACTGATGACAGTATCAGTTTGTGGCCTGGAATTATAAGCGGGACCCCCAAAATTGCAATTTTGAAGTCTCACCCGTAGGGTGGATGCATCGTCGAGTATCTTTTTCCAACAGAGACTCTAGGTTGCTGTTTACGTGGGGCTTCCCAGCGCTGTTTGAATCTGGATGCTATTTGGTCCCAGTTAGGTGATGTATGTGCTATTACATTCCTctactgtttctatttctcttttcttttagtgATTGCATATTGAAAGTAAGTTAGATAATtctctattaaatatttaaattgtttatttgtgTTTAACAAGTAGtttcttttgttaacaaatcTTTTAAATCTGAAATTAAAGTTGAAGCTTTCGGCAAAACGGTTGGATTAATGAATAAAGCATTAGGATATTAAATCTGATAGAAAATATCATATCTTTCTTATAAGAACATAAATGCTCCAAACTAATACAGACAATTTCAAGATTATTAGCTCTTTGAAGTCACCTGCACTTGAGGTTCCCAAACTTTAGAATTTCATAAAGAAGTAACatcaccctgaaaaaaaaaactgtgataaCCAAATAACATGATAGCCAAATTCTCATTTTGACAAATAAGGACATGAAAGAAACAACTTGGACCTCTTGTCAACAtcacttttaaaagaaacaaagcctTAATATATACCCAAAAGAGGCAGGAGGCTCATGATTTCTGAATTAGACTTTCCTCCGCACAAACAGCCTGCTGACatctttttatttacattttcctaaGGACTAGGGTATACACAGTAATGGGCCAACACGGGTCCACAGCCCAGGGTGGGAACCATGGTCCgcatcttctcttctccagtgaaccCAACAAAACAAAGCTGCCCTTTATTATGTGTCTTTTGTTAAACCCACAGCTAGTTggagcctttttttcccctccaaaacCTCCATAACACTTCAGCTTCAAGCTGAAACATGCTTTCTCCAACAGATCCGGACTTCTCCCTCCTGGGTATTCTCTCAGGAGGGGAGCTCCTAAGCTCCTCCTGGGTTCACCCGGGTTCATGCTCTCCAAACTAAAACTAGCGCCACAAGTTTCTGAAGGCCACAGTCTAATCAGATCATGCAGATCATTAAAACTCCACCATAATTAACCGTCAATTTACTACTGGGGCTGTCATTTCAACACATATCTGGGTGGAACTAACTTCAAATGTGATATCTGAAACAACAGCAGTTGAGCTCCAATGATGAAAGAAGAGGACAAAATGCTGTTTCTCATACACAGAGTTGATGCTACTGGTCCAGGGTCAGCCAGGAATTTCCAAGTTATTTTCCTAGATAAGAGCTCGCCTCACGCCATCTGTGGACTCCCTCACAGCTTCACTAAAACAACAATTACCATTCTTATTTGATAGACAAGGTAACTGAGTATCAGACAGTTTGTTCAATAATCAACAAATGCTTACTAAGTGCCTCCGGTGTGTAGGCACTGCATACGGTACTGTGACTTTACGCAAGGTGATACAGCTGGCAAGTAGCACAGGGTGCACCCAAATCCAGCCACCTAATCTCAAGTCCCTTCCATTCCATGGCTGCCTCTTACACTGAGGTCAGTGTTACCACACAAGACAAGACCCCAGAGCTGAATGGCCATGGTGGGAAGAACCACATGGTCTATCTCTTTACCTTGTTCTTCTACAAGGAAAGTCAATAGTGAAGATCAGTAGTTTTAGACATTCATTGTCTTTAGGAGTAAATCAAAATTGCTACCATTGCCCCATTACTTATGGCGCTGTCTATGCTGTGCAACCCAGAACTGGGTGCTAGGTGCTTACACACTCTCTCTAGCCAGGAAACAAGACAGGAACATCCAGTGAAGCACATCCCGGGGGAGAAACTTGGCAAAGAAGAAACAGCATCTCTCTAAAATTCTAAGAGGTTCCAAGCAATAGGACCAGGAGCCAAAGAGTGGGATGTGAAAGTTCCTACTTCTTGGACCAAAGACTAAGAACTCCAGTGGGACTCTCTTAGGTTGCTTGAAGAGTCTGAGACCTATTGCTGAAGCACAGCCCTCTGGTGATGGCATGGGCCCCATGGCAGAAATTTTGCAAACAATGTCTAACATCCACTCTGGCTGACCATCCCTGCTAGCCAGCCTGCTTCACAGTTGCATCAGAGAAGGGGCCAGTCATACAGGAGGCTGCCCATCTCAAGAATGCCAAAATCTTCATGAATGGGTCACCCCATGACTACAATCACAAGGAGGTGGGGTGACAGCCAAAGGTCACATAACTTGGGCCAAACATGTAAGGCTGGTCCAGATCGATAGCTGATGAGTCAGAACTCAGAGAGAGTATAAAACCTCAGAAGCTCCAGTGCTCCTCACACAGCCAGCATCTCCTCTCCTCACTCATCCTTACTGGTGCTTTGGGTAAGTGTGAGTTCTACTGGCTCTCATCTTCCATTGCCCAGGCTTGCATGGGCTATGTGGACCAGGGCACAGGTGGGCAAGGCCTCTCTCCCCTTTAGGACCTACAGGACCTCTGCTCTTCCAACTGTATCCATGTTCAGAGGGGCTTCAGGCAGGAAAGAGAGCTGAGCTACTGCTGTAGAGATGGCGTTTCTGATCTGGCCAAAATGTAAACGCCACAAAGACAAGACTATCATCTCCTGTCTCTCTGGCACCCCTGTAAGAGACATGCCCTGTCCCCAGCACAGAAGTGCATTCTGCAGAGACTGTCCCAGACAGCCTGTGGATGGGCTGGATGGACTTTGTGAACTTGTAAGGAGGAGAGGTTGGGTGTACTTTCAGAGAACAGGAAGAATGATTCAGAGGATGCTGCAGATGGTGAGATTTTAGCAGTCATGAGAACCCATTGCCTGTTTTACACAAGATGTTCTGAGAGGGAAATGACTTGTGAGATGCTGGACACAATTCCTGCTAGTTTGGTCCCCTCAACCCAGCTTGCCTCCTTGGTAAGCTTTGCTTGATATCTCCTAGTTAGAGATGCTGGTCTAAAGGATCATTGGGATCCTTACTCCTGTTTCCAGACAGGACAATGAGGGAGCATGCCTTTTCTGGTAACTGGTGGGTGATCATGGCTGAGGTCAATGGAACAGACCAAGAGTTTAAACTAATTCTTTTTTGCAAAGAATGGGGTGCAATAGCCCTCTGGCATTGGAACAAACCTTCCTCTGTTGTGCGGGGAGTGGATAAAATCCCCTACCCTAGGTGGAGGTTTGTCGTAATTTTCCATTTGCACTCAGTGTTGGGATCAGAGAACTAGGGAGTGAAATACTCGACTCATCTCATTTTACAGGAAATGAGGAAACGGAAAATGTGTGGGTCATTTGCCCGGAGATCACACAGCCGAGGCCTGAAGCAAagctgggaaagaaagagaaatgggtACCACTAAGTGGGCTATTTAAAACTTGGTAAAGACTTTCTCAGGAGAAGCACAACCCTTTTCTAAAAGCACTAATCCAGGAGTCCCAGCTGAGTGCTCTTCCCAATCCGATCAGAAAGAGCATCAAGCCTGGCCGAGGCAGTGCTGCTCAGAGGATGATGGACGTTTCCATGGATGCAGCTGCCTCTGCCGCCGCATCCTCTTGCAGCTGGCCCACTGATGCTTTCTGCTCTCCTTCCAGGGTTCTGTTCCTCCTTAGACAAGATGTCTCACCAGACAAAGCAGCCCACCCCTCAGCCCCCAGTGGGCTGTGGGAAAACctctggcggcggcggcggcggcggcggcgtctTCCAtagcggcggcggcggtggctcTGGTAGCTGCGGCGGCTCCgggggtggcggcggcggcggcggctgctccGGTGGAAGCGTCAAGTATTCTGGAGGCGGCGGCAGCTCCGGCTGCAGCGGCGGCCACTCTGGCGGCGGctgcgggggcggcggcggcggcggctctgGTGGAAGTATCAAGTATTCCGGGGGCGGCGGCAGCTCGGGCTGCGGAGGCTACTCTTCCGGCGGCGGCTCCTCCAGTACTGTCTGCTActccagcggcggcggcggcggcggcggctccggGGGCGGCTGCTActccagcggcggcggcggctcctccGGCCAGCAGGTCCAGTGCCAGAGCTACGGCGGCGTCTCTAGTGGGGGCGGCTCCGGCTGCGGCGGCATCTCCTCCGGGGGCGGCTGCGGGGGCATCTCCTCCGGGGGCGGCTCCGGCTGCGGCGTCATCTCCTCCGGGGGCGGCTCCGGCTGCGGCGGCATCTCCTCCGGGGGCGGCTCCGGCTGCGGCGGCATCTCCTCCGGGGGCGGCTCCGGATACTTCTCGTCCTCCCAGACCTCCCAAACCCCGTGCTTGCCCCAGCAGAGCTACGGAGGGGGCTCCTccggcggcggctgcggcggcggTTCCTCCGGGGGCGGCGGCTGCTTTTCCAGCGGTGGGGGCGGCAGTGGA contains:
- the LOR gene encoding loricrin; this encodes MSHQTKQPTPQPPVGCGKTSGGGGGGGGVFHSGGGGGSGSCGGSGGGGGGGGCSGGSVKYSGGGGSSGCSGGHSGGGCGGGGGGGSGGSIKYSGGGGSSGCGGYSSGGGSSSTVCYSSGGGGGGGSGGGCYSSGGGGSSGQQVQCQSYGGVSSGGGSGCGGISSGGGCGGISSGGGSGCGVISSGGGSGCGGISSGGGSGCGGISSGGGSGYFSSSQTSQTPCLPQQSYGGGSSGGGCGGGSSGGGGCFSSGGGGSGSGCVGGSSGGGGGCFSSGGGGSGSGCGGGSSGGGSGGGKGVPICHQTQQKQAPTWPGK